AATACCACGGCGCTCCAAGTCATCATCTACAGCTGCcacttcatttttcttttcttactaGCTAGTTTTCCTTTCTGATTTCCATCTGCACAAGGCTGAGATATTGGCTGCCTGTGATTCCAGTGTATGAATCGGAGACAGCTCCTGAAACCTATAGAGAGGGAACTTCCCGACCTCGGCCAGCGGTTCAAAGCCCCAGCGCAGTGGAGAAATCAGCAGTTTTTCAGCTCCACAATGCAAACAAAGAATCAGAAATGAAACGAGGTAACGATATGCTTGAACAACCGGTATCGAACCACCTTGATGCGATCAAGAAGACATCATCTTCCCATGATTcagctgcttttttttttttttttttttttgattgaagaTTCAGTTGCTAATAGATCTTTATTGCACAACATGCCCGCACACCGAAACCCTGTCGGAGAGAACGGTACCAAGAGGACGCTGACGGAAACCGTCACGGAGATGCTTGCACCGGCATACACCATGGTCTCGGAGGCAACCCAGATGATGGCTTCGAAGATCCAAAGTCCAGGAACCGGATATGAGTTGGGAGCGAAGCAGGTGTGGGATAAGGGGATTTCGGTGAAGGAGTATCTTTTGCACAAGCTAGAGCCTGGGGAAGAAGATAGAGCACTCTGTCAGGTGATCACAGAGGCTGTGAGCCCGAGGaaggctggtgaagtgggcataGCGGAGAAGGTGAAGGAAGCGGCCTCTTCTTTGCGGGGAGGGGAAGAGCTACATGGGACACAAATCCCAGTTTCCGCACGTCAGGGACCAATCCCGGTTTCTACGAATCCTCAT
The Phoenix dactylifera cultivar Barhee BC4 chromosome 3, palm_55x_up_171113_PBpolish2nd_filt_p, whole genome shotgun sequence DNA segment above includes these coding regions:
- the LOC103715672 gene encoding low-temperature-induced 65 kDa protein-like isoform X2, coding for MSESEGLQRHVESISALHHGRDVSLGHWSAPVTPTFASGFSFEDDQDHHHAKKSILGKVKEKAKKWRHMLAKKKHGHDDDNLTPPWGVSLDEEDDEQDPEYHGAPMYESETAPETYREGTSRPRPAVQSPSAVEKSAVFQLHNANKESEMKRDSVANRSLLHNMPAHRNPVGENGTKRTLTETVTEMLAPAYTMVSEATQMMASKIQSPGTGYELGAKQVWDKGISVKEYLLHKLEPGEEDRALCQVITEAVSPRKAGEVGIAEKVKEAASSLRGGEELHGTQIPVSARQGPIPVSTNPHAHEAPPPISANLHAHVSPIPVPINLHASESSNPVFTNLQAHVSSIPGSTNPRTDVEIRGRRLQAYTT
- the LOC103715672 gene encoding low-temperature-induced 65 kDa protein-like isoform X1, with amino-acid sequence MSESEGLQRHVESISALHHGRDVSLGHWSAPVTPTFASGFSFEDDQDHHHAKKSILGKVKEKAKKWRHMLAKKKHGHDDDNLTPPWGVSLDEEDDEQDPEYHGAPMYESETAPETYREGTSRPRPAVQSPSAVEKSAVFQLHNANKESEMKRDSVANRSLLHNMPAHRNPVGENGTKRTLTETVTEMLAPAYTMVSEATQMMASKIQSPGTGYELGAKQVWDKGISVKEYLLHKLEPGEEDRALCQVITEAVSPRKAGEVGIAEKVKEAASSLRGGEELHGTQIPVSARQGPIPVSTNPHAHEAPPPISANLHAHVSPIPVPINLHASESSNPVFTNLQAHVSSIPGSTNPRTEDVEIRGRRLQAYTT